The DNA window ACTCATTCAAAATTCAACTAACAACATTGTTTCATTGTTTTTCAATCTTGATTAATTGctaatcgattttattttgcagATGTTATTTATCATAATGCATGAAGAATTCGCTTTAAAAACTGCACATTTAGTTCAACATACGGATGTCAGACATacgaattatttaaacatgATACCTAGCGTCAGCAGAAAAAAGACAATCAGACgaggtaatatattaaatatattacaaaatacattttattctaaaaaaatagttaattttatttatgctaCCTGTTTTAGAAACAAGATTGTTACATCAAGATAAATATCGCTCTATGATACCAGAATTCGTACCCTCATCCAGAATATCCTTTGCCAAGGCAaacaataatacataattactaCTGTTAGCTATTCGTTGCGATATAAGGATCTGCGATCCTCCTAAACACGGCCAGAAACTTATCTCCTTTGTTCCTGGTAACTTTCTTACCTTCTTCAGTGCTTTCATATAACTTTTCCACTACAGGATCCGCCGCCTGCGTTgacaaaatttgtaaaaatgtgaCAAAAACTTTGTCAGTTTCACCATAtcgtgtaacaaaaaaaagaaataaacaattgTACGTACCAAATCTTGCTTGGTAACTTCTTCAAATAATGGATGCTGTTGAAAATGTTGAACTATCCATTTATGTAGATCTTCCACGTCCGTTACAGTGTATACAACAGcctatgtaacaaaaatttttaaaaataatttctagaaTTAAACGGGTGTTCTGCtttgttgaattaaaaaaaacttatttttaagaattttttcagGGAATTCTTttgaatactattttattttatgtttatctgtGAAAAAATGTGtcgttattttatcaattttttaatttataatattaataatatcgtAGTTCgttaaacttatataaatttagaaagtttttgttttttttttgtatttttaattagtttcacTTATGCAAAAACAGGTCCAGATCTACAGGTCTCCAATTTAACACTATTTATACATTAGATAAtttgtgataataaaaaatactatcataaactataaaaattaacaaatatttccttagagaaaaaaaattactccaAATTGcttcaaatttttctcttaaaaaattcttgaaaactGTCCTTTTTAGATTCAACAAAGTATAGCCTGGTATTGCCTTCTTAGATCTGTTTGCACCAACGTATCTCAACTTTAAACTCAGTTACTTTCTATCTTTTCCtagttcttataattaaaaaaacatgcaaacaggcatatacaaataatacttACTCCTTCGGCTAGAACATAAGCGTATTCAGCTAATAGAGACTTGTTAATTATCCTCCATTTATGTTTTGACTTTTTGAAATGTGGATCTGGATACAGGAAAAACATCTTCTTTAACTacacaaattaaaagtatggATTAATGCATAGAGATCGTTTTACTCTTTTATACAAATTGCAATGAACAACCAAGACTTTTTCCATTTACCTGTCctttgtagaaataatttggCAGATACTTCATGGCATTTGTTCTCAGGCAAGCAATGTTCTGGTATCGGCCGGGATTTTGCGATCGTAGAGCGGCGATACGATCCATAACATAATCCGATACTTTTACTCTGATCTCCATCCCAAGTATCAGATTATCAGGGAACATTGAAGACAAGGTAACTGAAGATTAATTTGTTGATTGCTTCAATATTCCAGCGATatgtacagaaaaaaagaataaagtttttttaccCAGTAACCCTCCATAGCCACAACCAATGTCTGCAAAATCTACATGTTTCTGCACTTCTTTCAACGTTTCCTCAGTGTTGCTCTGAAAATACTGCGGATATAAGGTGCTCCAATCCATTAGCTCAGGTTTTATCGGACTGCAATGTGAGATAACAAATGAtaacaaataacaattattttctacttttgaggaaaaacttaaaaaaatttactattcaATGCAGTGATCGGCTATGGGATTTGAATGTGCGCGTTGTCTATAATACTTCTTTTGTGGTAATGCCAGTGTTTTCGACATGGTTACAACAGTACTAGATATTTATTAAGCCAATAAAAACTGCAGAATATCTATTTGCTGTCTTCGTCGATGCAAAACGTCAGAAATCTGAATGTACTTCTGAAAGTTTAAGTATCAATCAGTAAAACACATCTCTCTTTTAATTACCTTTGTTcctgcaaaataaattacattccaGTACTTcgaaaagaagaaaggaaaaagatagaaaaatttatagacgtgcaattaaaaaaagacatatattttcaatatttaggAAATGAGAATACATGTACACTTTGCAAGAAAAGATAGGAGAGAAAACCGTAGAAGGCGCGGCTTAATTAAAAGAACACAAAAACTCCACAAATACGCTATTTTTACTTGTATGGAATCACTGTTAGTAAAAGCTGAAtcgatgtatgtatgtacatactttcaaaattatttatattacatatacgttTAAAATGCAAAGAAAGTGATATTGAGTGGTATGGCGCACGTGCGCGCGGGACGATCAGCTGATCACAAGCGAGCGCACCGGCTGCGCCGTCTGGTAGACGACAGCGGCGCTAGCGGCGCGCCGAGAGAAAGATGTGTATGTAGGTATGTACGGCGAGAAGTCTTCTCGCGCATGATACCGTGCGTATGGCGTAGGACTTTCCTTTGTTATTATTGAGCCGTGTTGTCGTTGCCGTCTTCCTCCATCGCCGTCGCCGCTGCCGCGGCCTTGCGACGTCAGTGAGAAAAAACATGTAATCGCGAGCGGGAATCGCGACTGGATTATGTAATAACGCGCGACGCGACTCGACGCCGGCTGGCGTACACACACCCCGGGGAAATCCCTCCGCCCCCAGGTGAGGTTAGGGAACGTTAGCCGTTATCCTGCGACGTTGCTTCCTTTGTGCCTGCCGACTAGGCGCCGCGCGATGACTCAAGGGCTCGTATACTTGCGCCATCCTACGCAAACGCATCCCCTGTCCGCGTACGGGCTTCGTGTCAGGCTCATTGTTAGATAAGAAACGGGTCGTAAGTGACTGCGTCGTTACGGAGATAGGAAATGGTGGTGGTGTCCGATGACACTGTCATATTTCTGGTTGAGAAGTGAGCATTGAGGTTGCATTAATGTGTTACGTTATTTAGGCGTTCCaaaattcactgccagtactgaaagtCTATAATTCATGTtacgtgtattatatatttttagtactggcaataaatttcggaacgcagccttaattaacaattaatgaaGGATttgagtaaattaataattattttgtcaacTGGGTGAATTCACTGtgtgaattcttttttaattctggaatgctatttgtatttttcttacgTTAACACTACTCTGGATGATGAAACTCCATCAATGAGATTAAGAATCTTCACTTTTTTCGCCTTGTACATGCCATATcacaagatatataaaataacttattgaTGAAAAAAGTCTTATTAGATCTTAAGGtatgaaaacttttaataaaacttgaatgtgtAGTTGAATGAAAATTCATTCACAGTAGCATTCCAGGATTAACATTAGATTAGGGATTTAAGTAAactaatcatttttttactacCAGTttgatatgaattttttttaactttggtTATTCATTTTTCCTACATTAATACTATACTAAAACAAAAGGTATTTGTGACTATAACTGCatggtaaaataataatagtaataatggtTAACGCAACTTTTATAATGGTTccaatattagtaataataatatgcttATAGTTCTACCAACTGTGAAaacattttactataaattatagaattttgatattaatataataatatagtaatataataatattgatattaatatagtaaGATATTGAGATATGGATTGtacaaaaaaacttatatagataaaatataatcctatataaaatatgtaatcatAAATGCAATCATAATTGTAATgaatataactattttaaacatttgcttaatatttatgtaataataataataataattattgctataatttgaacagttaaaattataaatatatagtaagtATTAAGaatgactataaattatatttaaattataaccatttttttctcttagtgTGCTTTGGGTATTAAAAACTGAcctaatactattttaatgttaaatataattgataaaatttattaaatataataaaattatattaaatgttaaatgtatgaGTCTTATTTtaagcttttaaaattttaatagatattacaCTAAATTAAAGTGATTTATTTACAGTAGCATTAtagagttaattaattaagaatttaaataaatcagtaattgatttattaactcagtgcgaattttttttaataaacaggGAAAAAGATAAGgatagaagaagaaaagaacaCAAAGAAATGTTACTTTAAGCAGAGAAacgcaataaaatttctaaattataaactttaatattaatctagtGTTGTAAATTATAGAAGTAGGATACTATGTAagcttataatattttgctcaTCTATTTCTGGTTTTTCAGAttcataagaaaaaatttattattcatgacGACATTGGATCTTTCAAGCCAGCGATTTTTCATTTAGTTGGTAAGTCATCATCTTGCTTTTTTATCGCTCGACTAATGAGCACATTAATTCAGTAACACGCATACAAAaagaagtaatattttaacggttaattataattataaatgtgcataaaaattctaaacgcgataaagaattctttttttagatctaccaattaaaattaattaagagcTTTATTTATGTTCACAAGCAATCTAAATTGCATGTTTTGACTCTTTATTGTTCTTGtttgacaaatattttcaaaatctttaagaaaagttatatgaaatagaataaagaaaataatcgtATAAATGTACTTTAGaagttgtaaataaaaagtcagAAAGTTTCAAAGTCAACTTTTATGTCATGTATGTctgtacaaaaaaatcaaatatttacctCATATGAGAGCAGTGGAGGATTAATTATCAACTTtgttattacggttttaaatttttattctaatacgAAAAGTTCTGAGAAATTGcataggaaaaaaagaaagtgaaGTTTGATGcactaaataataatacaggCTTGCAAAATCGAGGgtcaaaaacttttataacaatttttactgtttttaatatacttttgcttgttaaacatgaatttttatccaaattttactatttttctattgcgtcataattttaaaaagaactgatttttatgtcatttttttcaaaattgtaacgTAATAGCCTAATAGCGAAATTtagacaaatttatatttattaagtaaaaatatattaaaacatttaaaacgaaaaaattatcacgacttttaattttgtagactttataattatcacaaatatttattataaattaaaatatcacgtAACTAGTTTGACAAGATAGTTAATCAAATGATTCT is part of the Monomorium pharaonis isolate MP-MQ-018 chromosome 2, ASM1337386v2, whole genome shotgun sequence genome and encodes:
- the LOC105833752 gene encoding tRNA (guanine-N(7)-)-methyltransferase, whose translation is MSKTLALPQKKYYRQRAHSNPIADHCIEYPIKPELMDWSTLYPQYFQSNTEETLKEVQKHVDFADIGCGYGGLLVTLSSMFPDNLILGMEIRVKVSDYVMDRIAALRSQNPGRYQNIACLRTNAMKYLPNYFYKGQLKKMFFLYPDPHFKKSKHKWRIINKSLLAEYAYVLAEGAVVYTVTDVEDLHKWIVQHFQQHPLFEEVTKQDLAADPVVEKLYESTEEGKKVTRNKGDKFLAVFRRIADPYIATNS